The proteins below are encoded in one region of Desulfonatronum thioautotrophicum:
- a CDS encoding TlyA family RNA methyltransferase — protein MRADQVLVEQGLVESREQGKRLIMAGRVSVVHGDATRPVDKPGQPLAPDAQLRVAAGERFVSRGGEKLLTALEHFSLDVRDKVALDVGASTGGFTDCLLQHGVARVYAVDVGRGQLHWKLRQDERVVNLEGVNFRHAEPDLLPETVDLIVADCSFISLRLILPACLRFCTPTTEIIALIKPQFEAGPGIGDKGVIRDPEVREKVVADIRSHAEQELGLACLGIIPAGILGPKGNQEYLARFGARR, from the coding sequence ATGCGGGCTGACCAGGTCCTGGTGGAGCAGGGTCTGGTGGAAAGCCGGGAGCAGGGCAAGCGGCTGATCATGGCCGGACGGGTGTCCGTGGTGCACGGCGATGCGACGCGACCCGTGGACAAGCCCGGCCAGCCTCTGGCCCCGGATGCGCAACTACGGGTGGCCGCCGGGGAGCGCTTCGTCAGCCGGGGCGGAGAAAAGCTGCTCACGGCCCTGGAACATTTCAGTCTGGATGTCCGAGACAAGGTCGCCCTGGACGTGGGCGCCTCCACCGGGGGGTTCACGGACTGCCTCCTGCAGCACGGCGTAGCCAGGGTCTACGCCGTGGACGTGGGGCGGGGCCAGTTGCACTGGAAGCTGCGCCAGGATGAGCGGGTGGTCAATCTGGAGGGGGTGAACTTTCGCCACGCTGAGCCGGATCTGCTGCCCGAGACCGTGGACCTGATCGTCGCGGACTGCTCCTTTATTTCCCTGCGCTTGATCCTGCCTGCCTGCCTGCGTTTTTGCACACCAACCACGGAAATCATTGCCCTGATCAAGCCTCAGTTCGAAGCCGGGCCTGGGATTGGGGACAAGGGCGTGATCCGCGACCCGGAAGTCCGGGAGAAGGTGGTCGCGGATATCCGTTCCCATGCCGAACAGGAGTTGGGGCTGGCCTGCCTGGGAATCATCCCGGCCGGGATTCTCGGACCCAAGGGCAACCAGGAATATCTGGCCCGCTTCGGGGCGCGACGGTGA
- a CDS encoding B12-binding domain-containing radical SAM protein, translating to MPGVLLIHPPVAKVSEPPVGIAVLTGVLERAGVECSVLDLNLLGLEGLIRGPVSGDDVWTRRALRHRDENLRAIRHRDTYTDLDRYVRLVMDLNRLVERSAVNASASGRRISLTNYQDEALAPTRSQDLLRAAENPDANPFVPILAAQLTRAMDASQPMAVGFSLNYLSQALCTFALIGHIRKSWPDVRIILGGGLVTSWVGRLRGGDDVLGGNPLEFLWKQGQGPTRSSSSSGCFDAGFFGGLVDTLIAGPGEAGLLQLFDSMWPEKGDHGLPGYARFPLDDYFAPGRILPFAASRGCYWNRCAFCPEPAEGNRFIPMGHHRVVRDLRALSDLHHPMLIHMVDNAISPALLDALTEAPPGAPWYGFVRFSRRLTDPVFCRALRRAGCVMLKLGLESGSQSVLDQEGKGVELALAEVVLKSLKSAGIASYVYLLFGTPSESEVEARATLTLTARLSNEIDFLNVALFNLPLTGRARADVEILPHADDLSLYASFRHPKGWDRRAVRRFLDREFRRHPAIAGILRRDPPFFTSNHAPFFVRGPGAE from the coding sequence TTGCCCGGCGTGCTCCTGATTCACCCGCCGGTGGCCAAGGTCAGTGAACCGCCGGTGGGGATCGCCGTACTGACCGGCGTCCTGGAACGGGCCGGAGTGGAGTGTTCTGTTCTGGATCTGAACCTGTTGGGCCTGGAAGGATTGATTCGTGGGCCTGTGTCCGGCGATGACGTCTGGACCCGGCGGGCTCTGCGTCATCGGGATGAAAATCTCCGGGCCATTCGCCACCGGGACACATATACCGACCTGGATCGCTATGTAAGATTGGTCATGGACCTGAATCGTCTGGTGGAACGTTCGGCAGTGAACGCCTCGGCCTCAGGCCGGCGTATCAGCCTGACCAATTACCAGGACGAAGCTCTGGCCCCCACTCGTAGCCAGGACCTGCTGCGGGCAGCGGAGAATCCGGACGCCAATCCGTTTGTACCCATACTCGCAGCCCAATTGACCCGGGCCATGGATGCCTCTCAGCCCATGGCCGTGGGCTTTTCCCTGAACTACCTGAGTCAAGCCTTGTGCACCTTCGCCCTGATCGGCCACATCCGGAAATCCTGGCCGGATGTGCGGATTATTCTTGGGGGCGGCCTGGTCACCTCCTGGGTCGGACGGCTGAGGGGGGGAGATGACGTCTTAGGTGGAAATCCTCTTGAGTTCCTATGGAAACAGGGGCAGGGGCCGACGAGGTCTTCCAGCTCTTCAGGATGCTTTGACGCCGGTTTTTTTGGCGGCCTGGTGGATACGTTGATTGCCGGCCCCGGAGAGGCCGGGTTGCTTCAGCTCTTCGATTCCATGTGGCCGGAGAAGGGCGATCATGGCCTGCCAGGGTACGCGCGGTTTCCCCTTGATGACTACTTCGCTCCGGGACGCATTCTGCCCTTCGCCGCCTCGCGAGGCTGTTACTGGAATCGGTGCGCCTTCTGTCCGGAACCGGCTGAAGGCAATCGGTTCATTCCAATGGGGCACCATCGTGTGGTGCGAGACTTGCGGGCTTTGAGTGATCTCCATCACCCCATGCTGATTCATATGGTGGACAACGCCATCAGCCCGGCCCTTTTGGATGCGCTCACTGAAGCGCCTCCCGGTGCTCCCTGGTATGGTTTCGTGCGGTTTTCGCGTCGACTCACGGACCCGGTTTTTTGCCGGGCCTTGCGTCGGGCCGGTTGCGTGATGCTCAAGCTGGGTCTGGAGTCGGGCAGCCAGTCTGTTCTGGATCAGGAAGGCAAAGGGGTGGAGTTGGCATTGGCTGAAGTCGTGCTGAAGAGCCTGAAGTCCGCTGGAATCGCCAGCTATGTTTATCTGCTGTTTGGTACGCCTTCCGAGTCGGAAGTCGAGGCGCGGGCCACCTTGACGTTGACGGCTCGGCTTAGCAATGAAATCGATTTTCTGAATGTAGCCCTTTTCAACCTGCCGCTGACCGGTCGTGCCCGGGCCGACGTGGAGATTCTGCCCCATGCCGATGATCTGTCCCTGTATGCGTCATTTCGGCATCCCAAGGGCTGGGACCGCCGAGCGGTTCGTCGCTTCCTGGACCGGGAATTCCGGCGCCATCCGGCCATTGCCGGAATTCTTCGCCGTGATCCACCATTTTTCACTTCCAACCATGCCCCGTTTTTCGTTCGCGGGCCGGGTGCCGAATGA
- a CDS encoding tetratricopeptide repeat protein, with translation MYDNQLAALQQVKKYEVVIKDFVLDQRGAGLVYTDDAIATKILRNTFFVHLQLRDCMRFALREEELIRDARRIFDLKGRLLFFIERVVNGRSNNQLIKFLKTTYPESQIILMTTETDRNLLVYLHEIGADNFIVKPVSVNTLIEKIALTIRPQGQLPKLVGQGKEFIQKGEYQKALDVVDKILEIKPNSSAALMIQGDAYLRLGRDEEALQSYLQAAQYAKMYLEPLKKIVAYFREKEDIETQLEYLEKLERLSPMNMDRKIEIGELHLQQGNPEEADAFFKEAVRISTKQARDMLDHVKLTVAETCLKKDAALAEKYFREIVEGKTTLTPSDVHVFNRLGIALRKQGKWEQAITEFKKVLNVATDMEIVYYNIGMAFMEGGRFWDAHDAFEKAMKINKVSLLANDVTTFNIGVTMQQLRKKELARELFSRVKMLNPEFPGIDKRIADVS, from the coding sequence ATGTATGACAACCAGTTGGCTGCGTTGCAGCAAGTCAAGAAATATGAGGTCGTGATCAAGGACTTCGTCCTGGATCAGCGAGGTGCCGGACTGGTTTACACGGACGACGCCATTGCCACGAAAATCCTGCGCAACACCTTTTTTGTCCACCTTCAACTCCGGGATTGCATGCGCTTTGCATTGCGAGAAGAGGAATTGATCCGGGATGCCCGACGCATTTTCGACCTCAAGGGACGGTTGTTGTTTTTCATCGAACGCGTCGTCAACGGTCGCAGCAACAATCAGCTGATCAAGTTCCTGAAGACCACCTATCCGGAATCCCAGATCATCCTGATGACCACGGAAACAGATCGCAACCTGCTCGTTTATCTGCATGAAATAGGAGCCGACAACTTTATTGTCAAACCGGTTTCCGTCAATACGTTGATCGAGAAGATTGCATTGACCATCCGTCCCCAGGGGCAGTTGCCCAAGCTGGTGGGGCAGGGCAAGGAGTTTATTCAGAAAGGCGAGTATCAGAAGGCTCTGGATGTGGTGGATAAGATTTTGGAAATCAAGCCCAACAGTTCAGCGGCCTTGATGATTCAGGGCGACGCCTATCTTCGATTGGGACGCGATGAGGAGGCATTGCAAAGCTATCTCCAGGCAGCCCAATACGCCAAGATGTATTTGGAGCCGCTGAAAAAGATTGTCGCCTATTTCCGGGAGAAGGAGGACATAGAGACCCAGTTGGAATACCTGGAAAAGCTGGAGCGTCTCAGTCCGATGAATATGGACCGGAAGATCGAAATCGGCGAGCTGCACCTGCAGCAGGGCAATCCCGAGGAGGCCGATGCGTTTTTCAAGGAAGCGGTACGGATCTCAACGAAGCAGGCCAGGGACATGCTCGACCATGTCAAACTGACAGTGGCCGAAACCTGTCTGAAGAAAGACGCTGCCTTGGCGGAAAAGTATTTCCGGGAAATTGTGGAGGGTAAAACGACCCTGACCCCTTCGGATGTGCATGTCTTCAACCGGCTGGGTATTGCATTGCGCAAACAGGGTAAATGGGAACAGGCCATCACGGAATTTAAAAAAGTCCTGAATGTGGCTACGGACATGGAAATCGTTTACTACAACATCGGAATGGCCTTTATGGAAGGTGGACGATTTTGGGATGCTCACGACGCTTTTGAAAAGGCGATGAAAATTAATAAAGTCAGCTTGCTGGCCAATGATGTCACGACGTTTAACATCGGAGTGACCATGCAGCAGCTTCGAAAAAAGGAACTGGCCCGCGAACTGTTTTCGCGGGTTAAGATGTTGAACCCGGAATTTCCTGGAATTGACAAGCGCATCGCGGATGTTAGTTAA
- a CDS encoding protein-glutamate methylesterase/protein-glutamine glutaminase yields MKQKISVLVVDDSALVRQALIELLSSDPGIEVIGAAGDPFAAVERMKEVVPDVITLDVEMPRMDGLTFLRKIMAQRPIPVIICSTLTEQGAETTLKALEYGAVDIIQKPKIGTKKFFEESRIRICDAVKAAASAKLRAYTPVQVKPKLTADAVMPMSTQPKAMVKTTEKVVVVGASTGGTEALRILLQALPLDCPAIAVVQHMPENFTAAFAKRLDGICRITAREAQDGDTMLRGQALIAPGNRHMLLKRSGARYYVEIKDGPLVSRHRPSVDVLFRSAARYAGANAVGVIMTGMGDDGAKGMREMFDAGAHTVAQDEQTCVVFGMPNEAIKHGGVRKVMPLGGLAGEIQRMG; encoded by the coding sequence ATGAAGCAAAAAATCAGCGTACTGGTTGTGGATGATTCCGCTTTGGTGCGGCAGGCCCTGATCGAACTGCTCTCTTCGGACCCAGGGATCGAAGTGATCGGTGCGGCCGGTGATCCCTTCGCCGCCGTGGAACGGATGAAGGAGGTCGTGCCGGATGTGATCACCCTGGACGTGGAAATGCCCCGGATGGATGGATTGACTTTTTTGCGCAAGATCATGGCCCAGCGTCCGATTCCGGTGATCATCTGTTCTACGTTGACGGAACAGGGAGCCGAAACCACTCTCAAGGCTCTGGAATACGGTGCCGTGGATATCATCCAGAAGCCAAAAATTGGTACCAAAAAGTTTTTTGAAGAATCCAGGATTCGCATCTGCGATGCTGTCAAGGCAGCGGCAAGCGCCAAGCTGCGTGCCTACACACCGGTCCAGGTAAAGCCAAAGTTGACCGCGGATGCCGTCATGCCCATGTCCACCCAGCCCAAGGCCATGGTCAAAACCACGGAAAAAGTCGTGGTGGTTGGAGCGTCTACCGGTGGGACCGAAGCCCTGCGCATTCTGTTGCAAGCCTTACCTTTGGACTGTCCGGCTATTGCCGTGGTCCAACACATGCCGGAGAATTTTACCGCGGCATTCGCCAAGCGCCTGGATGGTATCTGCAGAATCACGGCCCGGGAGGCCCAGGATGGAGACACCATGCTTCGCGGACAAGCCCTGATTGCTCCCGGGAACCGCCACATGCTGCTCAAGCGCAGTGGGGCCAGATATTATGTGGAAATCAAGGACGGCCCTCTGGTTTCCCGGCACAGACCCTCGGTGGATGTTCTTTTTCGTTCAGCGGCCCGCTATGCCGGGGCCAATGCGGTGGGGGTGATCATGACCGGCATGGGTGACGACGGAGCCAAGGGCATGCGGGAAATGTTTGATGCCGGAGCTCATACCGTGGCTCAGGATGAACAGACCTGCGTGGTGTTCGGTATGCCCAACGAGGCCATCAAGCACGGCGGGGTCCGGAAAGTCATGCCTTTGGGCGGTCTGGCCGGCGAAATACAGCGCATGGGGTAA
- the clpA gene encoding ATP-dependent Clp protease ATP-binding subunit ClpA, translating to MVSKELQRSFLVAVREARVRNHEFLTLEHLLYAMIRNSSAKDILEHCGVELGKLKGQLEKFFLDHLQSTTSGGMTEVVQTPSLQRVIQRAILHVQSSGKPEVHVGDVLASICLEEESYANYFLQSHGVDRLDILEYISHGVPTQGQPEDESCTQCRTPGQKQKKESFLEQFTVDLVEKAKNGEIDPLVGRKLELHRTMQILARRRKNNPIYVGDPGVGKTALAEGLALRIAEEEVPDYLLQAKVYALDMGAVLAGTKYRGDFEARIKGVLKELEAIPDAILFIDEIHTIVGAGATSGGSMDASNLLKPALASGKLRCIGSTTYEEFKNHFEKDRALSRRFQKVEIPEPSRDETVQILQGLRPYYEEHHGVRYAPSSLEAAVDLSIRHLNDRFLPDKAIDVIDEAGAVFKINPKVRKKNLIRSLEMEQVVARMARIPETRVSSSDKNQLQELEGSLKQVIFGQDEAVESLARAIKRSRAGLGAENKPTGSFLLTGPTGVGKTELARQVAQILNINFLRFDMSEYMEKHAVARLIGAPPGYIGFEQGGLLTDAVRKHPHTVLLLDEIEKAHPDLFNILLQVMDYATLTDNTGRKADFRNTIVLMTSNAGAQDVCAASIGFGEPGKDDRSHLSKKAVEKLFSPEFRNRLDATICFHSLTTEVMERIVTKFLEELNTQLKDKKVTVSLAPAALTWLAERGFDPSFGARPLGRLIQTSIKDPLTDEILFGRLAKGGTVRVDVPQSGPDGAKSEELEFAFA from the coding sequence ATGGTAAGCAAGGAATTGCAACGTTCTTTTCTGGTTGCCGTGCGAGAAGCCAGGGTACGCAACCATGAATTTTTAACCCTGGAACACCTGTTGTACGCAATGATCAGAAATTCTTCGGCAAAAGATATTCTTGAACATTGCGGCGTGGAGCTTGGCAAGCTGAAGGGCCAGCTGGAAAAGTTTTTTCTGGATCACCTGCAGTCCACGACGTCCGGTGGAATGACCGAGGTGGTTCAGACCCCTAGCTTGCAACGGGTTATTCAGCGAGCTATTTTACATGTCCAGTCTTCCGGCAAGCCGGAAGTCCATGTGGGCGATGTCCTGGCTTCCATTTGTCTGGAAGAAGAATCCTATGCCAACTATTTTCTGCAGTCTCACGGTGTGGATCGCCTGGACATCCTGGAATACATTTCCCATGGCGTACCCACCCAGGGTCAGCCGGAAGACGAGTCCTGCACCCAATGCCGCACACCAGGGCAAAAACAGAAGAAAGAGTCCTTTCTTGAACAGTTTACCGTGGATCTGGTTGAAAAGGCCAAGAATGGTGAAATAGATCCTTTGGTGGGCAGAAAGCTGGAATTGCACCGCACCATGCAGATTCTGGCCCGGCGGCGGAAAAACAATCCGATCTATGTGGGTGACCCCGGCGTGGGCAAAACCGCCTTGGCCGAAGGGCTGGCCTTGCGCATCGCCGAGGAAGAGGTTCCGGATTATCTGCTGCAGGCCAAGGTTTACGCTTTGGATATGGGTGCCGTCCTGGCAGGAACCAAATACCGAGGTGACTTTGAAGCCCGGATCAAGGGTGTGCTCAAGGAACTGGAGGCCATTCCGGACGCGATTCTGTTCATTGATGAGATTCACACCATTGTCGGTGCCGGGGCAACAAGTGGCGGAAGCATGGATGCTTCTAATCTGCTCAAGCCGGCCTTGGCCTCGGGCAAACTGCGGTGCATCGGCTCCACGACCTATGAAGAGTTCAAGAACCATTTTGAAAAGGATCGGGCCTTGTCCCGGCGCTTCCAGAAAGTGGAAATTCCTGAGCCGAGCCGGGACGAGACCGTGCAAATTCTTCAGGGGTTGCGTCCCTACTACGAGGAGCATCATGGAGTGCGCTACGCTCCAAGCTCCCTGGAAGCGGCCGTGGATCTCTCCATACGCCACCTGAACGATCGGTTTCTGCCGGACAAGGCCATTGACGTGATTGACGAGGCCGGAGCGGTATTCAAAATTAATCCCAAAGTCCGGAAGAAAAATTTGATTCGTTCTCTGGAAATGGAGCAAGTTGTGGCCCGGATGGCCCGGATTCCCGAGACCCGAGTTTCTTCTTCCGACAAGAATCAGCTTCAGGAGCTGGAAGGCAGTCTGAAGCAGGTCATCTTCGGACAGGACGAGGCCGTGGAGAGCCTAGCCAGGGCCATAAAGCGCTCACGTGCAGGATTGGGGGCAGAGAACAAGCCCACCGGTAGCTTCCTGCTTACCGGTCCCACGGGGGTGGGCAAGACCGAGCTGGCCCGGCAGGTGGCCCAAATTCTGAACATCAACTTCTTGCGTTTCGATATGAGCGAGTACATGGAAAAACATGCCGTGGCTCGCTTGATTGGCGCTCCTCCGGGATACATCGGTTTTGAGCAAGGTGGTCTGCTTACGGATGCGGTGCGCAAGCATCCCCATACCGTGCTCTTGCTGGATGAGATTGAAAAGGCCCATCCGGATCTGTTCAACATTTTGCTTCAGGTCATGGACTACGCCACGTTGACCGACAATACGGGGCGTAAAGCCGATTTTCGGAACACCATCGTGCTGATGACTTCCAATGCCGGAGCCCAGGATGTCTGCGCCGCCAGTATTGGATTCGGAGAACCGGGCAAGGATGATCGCAGTCACTTGAGCAAAAAGGCTGTTGAAAAGCTGTTCAGCCCGGAGTTTCGGAACCGTCTGGACGCCACTATCTGTTTTCATTCCTTGACCACGGAGGTCATGGAACGGATTGTGACCAAGTTCCTGGAGGAGCTGAACACCCAGCTGAAGGACAAGAAAGTGACCGTCTCTCTGGCCCCGGCCGCGCTTACATGGCTGGCCGAGCGTGGATTTGATCCGTCCTTTGGTGCCAGGCCGCTGGGCCGGTTGATTCAGACATCCATCAAGGACCCATTGACCGATGAAATTTTGTTCGGTCGTCTGGCCAAGGGCGGTACGGTACGTGTGGACGTGCCTCAGTCTGGCCCGGATGGCGCCAAAAGCGAAGAACTCGAGTTTGCCTTTGCCTGA
- the pgm gene encoding phosphoglucomutase (alpha-D-glucose-1,6-bisphosphate-dependent) — protein sequence MPVHPLAGKIAPQDMLPNIPRALSRYYTLEPDPGRAEERVAFGTSGHRGVADARSFNEAHILAVTQAVCEYRAKAGITGPLFLGMDTHALSEAALATALEVFAANDVQVMIQKGLGYTPTPVISHAILTYNRDHSGTRADGVVITPSHNPPEHGGFKYNPPHGGPADTDVTKAVEDRANELLEQNLRGVRRIALPKALAAQTTHEYDYIAPYIADLAEVVDMEAIARAGLCLGVDPLGGSGIAFWEPLRERYGLDLTVVNTNLDPRFAFMPLDKDGVIRMDCSSPYAMASLLEQKDRFDLCFGNDPDYDRHGIVTPAGLMNPNHYLSAVVAYLFGHRPQWGAGVRVGKTVVTSAMLDRVAASLGRAVHEVPVGFKWFVSGLLDGSLGLGCEESAGASFLRKDGTVWTTDKDGLIMDLLAAEMLAVTGKTPQELYDELADKLGRPIYERRQAPADLARKKAFKVMSPEMIRADTLAGEAITAVLTNAPGNNASIGGLKVVTANGWFAARPSGTEDIYKIYIESFRDQAHLDQLAEEAQALVDSAFQAAGVA from the coding sequence ATGCCCGTTCATCCCTTGGCCGGAAAAATCGCTCCCCAGGACATGCTGCCCAATATTCCCCGCGCGCTTTCCCGGTACTACACCCTGGAACCGGACCCCGGCCGTGCCGAGGAGCGGGTGGCTTTCGGCACCTCCGGGCACCGCGGTGTGGCCGATGCCCGGTCCTTCAACGAGGCGCACATTCTGGCCGTGACGCAGGCGGTCTGCGAGTACCGGGCCAAGGCCGGAATAACCGGGCCGCTGTTTCTGGGCATGGACACCCACGCTTTGTCCGAGGCGGCCCTGGCCACGGCCCTGGAGGTGTTCGCGGCCAACGACGTCCAGGTTATGATTCAGAAGGGGTTGGGGTACACGCCCACACCGGTGATTTCTCACGCGATTTTGACCTATAATCGAGACCATTCCGGAACCCGGGCCGACGGGGTGGTGATCACGCCCAGCCACAATCCTCCGGAACACGGCGGGTTCAAATACAACCCGCCCCACGGCGGTCCGGCGGACACGGACGTGACCAAGGCCGTGGAAGACCGGGCCAACGAATTGCTGGAGCAGAACCTGCGTGGGGTGCGGCGGATTGCCCTTCCCAAGGCTTTGGCTGCGCAGACCACCCATGAATATGATTATATTGCCCCCTATATCGCGGATCTGGCTGAGGTGGTGGACATGGAAGCCATTGCTCGAGCCGGACTGTGTCTGGGCGTTGATCCCCTGGGCGGATCGGGTATCGCTTTCTGGGAGCCCTTGCGTGAGCGCTATGGGCTGGACTTGACCGTGGTGAATACGAACCTGGACCCGCGCTTTGCCTTCATGCCTCTGGACAAGGACGGGGTTATCCGCATGGATTGTTCGTCCCCTTATGCCATGGCCAGTCTTCTGGAACAAAAAGACCGCTTTGATCTCTGCTTTGGCAATGATCCGGATTACGACCGTCATGGTATTGTCACCCCTGCCGGACTGATGAACCCCAACCACTATCTGTCCGCGGTGGTGGCCTATCTGTTTGGTCATCGTCCACAATGGGGCGCCGGGGTTCGAGTTGGGAAAACCGTGGTGACCAGCGCCATGCTGGACCGGGTGGCCGCTTCCCTGGGGAGAGCGGTGCATGAAGTGCCGGTAGGCTTCAAGTGGTTTGTGTCCGGGCTGTTGGACGGCAGTCTGGGACTGGGCTGTGAGGAAAGCGCCGGGGCATCTTTTCTGCGCAAAGACGGCACGGTTTGGACCACGGACAAGGACGGACTCATCATGGACCTGCTGGCCGCGGAGATGCTGGCCGTGACCGGCAAGACGCCCCAGGAACTCTATGACGAACTGGCGGATAAGCTGGGCAGGCCGATATACGAGCGGCGCCAAGCCCCGGCTGATCTGGCTCGGAAAAAGGCCTTCAAGGTCATGTCTCCGGAGATGATCCGGGCGGATACGCTGGCCGGCGAAGCGATCACGGCCGTATTGACCAACGCTCCGGGCAACAACGCTTCCATTGGGGGTCTGAAGGTGGTCACGGCCAATGGCTGGTTCGCGGCTCGACCTTCAGGAACCGAGGATATTTACAAAATCTACATTGAGAGCTTCCGCGACCAGGCCCACCTGGACCAGTTGGCCGAGGAGGCCCAGGCCTTGGTGGACAGTGCATTCCAGGCTGCCGGAGTGGCCTGA
- a CDS encoding chemotaxis protein CheD produces the protein MCTVLGSCVAVSFFQPAIPLGGIFHALLPDAAGHDGEAVSRQPCRFVNQSIQQILSVVERQGGRRKDIQIKVFGGAELFGFTGGKNSTANSVGRKNVQMAIMELEHAGLRIMASDVGGQLGRKLYFLSHTGEVWVKRIKRSLLSGR, from the coding sequence GTGTGCACGGTTCTTGGGTCATGTGTCGCTGTTTCCTTTTTTCAGCCGGCTATTCCCTTGGGAGGGATTTTCCATGCTTTGCTGCCGGACGCGGCGGGACACGATGGCGAGGCTGTTTCAAGGCAGCCCTGCCGGTTCGTAAATCAGTCCATCCAGCAAATTCTCTCGGTTGTCGAGCGCCAAGGAGGGCGGCGCAAGGACATTCAGATCAAGGTTTTTGGTGGTGCTGAGTTGTTCGGATTCACCGGAGGGAAAAATTCCACTGCCAATAGTGTCGGACGCAAGAACGTGCAAATGGCCATCATGGAACTGGAACATGCCGGTTTGCGCATCATGGCCTCGGACGTGGGCGGCCAGCTGGGGCGCAAGCTGTATTTTTTGAGCCATACCGGTGAAGTTTGGGTCAAGCGGATCAAACGTTCCTTGCTTTCCGGAAGGTGA
- the clpS gene encoding ATP-dependent Clp protease adapter ClpS encodes MSDPRIEGDVEIEDLLELPKRYKVLLHNDDYTTMEFVIHVLKVVFGKNENEAAAVMLKVHQDGVGVCGVYTAEIAEAKVALVQHMARKNGFPLKCTMEEV; translated from the coding sequence ATATCCGACCCCCGGATTGAGGGAGATGTTGAAATTGAGGATCTTCTGGAGCTGCCGAAACGGTACAAGGTCCTCCTGCACAATGACGACTATACCACCATGGAATTCGTTATCCATGTGCTGAAGGTTGTCTTTGGCAAGAACGAAAATGAGGCAGCCGCCGTCATGCTCAAAGTCCATCAGGACGGTGTGGGAGTTTGTGGCGTCTATACCGCGGAAATCGCCGAGGCCAAGGTGGCCCTGGTTCAGCATATGGCCAGAAAAAACGGTTTCCCGTTGAAATGTACCATGGAAGAGGTGTAA
- a CDS encoding class IV adenylate cyclase, whose protein sequence is MPLEIEIKYLNPDLEAICRRLSTDGATFISCHFEENWLYDNADRRLTREQILLRLRRADVVTLTVKKKPKTAVAHDPQFKVLEELETQVDDLEAMQKMLEALGYGIVFQYEKLRATWLWESCTICLDMLPFTQIVELEGTPTSIERAACRFNLDKLATSALNYVRLYQEHCYAQGQIPDDRFLFPEKQQQNLRKTVGSKGSGITPCAVFRRPDRPKA, encoded by the coding sequence ATGCCTTTAGAGATTGAAATTAAATATCTGAATCCGGACCTGGAAGCGATTTGTCGCCGACTCTCCACGGACGGTGCGACATTTATTTCGTGCCATTTTGAGGAAAACTGGCTGTATGACAATGCGGACAGGCGGCTCACAAGGGAACAGATTCTGCTCCGCCTGCGACGGGCCGATGTCGTGACATTGACCGTAAAAAAGAAGCCAAAGACCGCCGTTGCGCATGACCCGCAGTTCAAAGTGCTGGAGGAGTTGGAGACGCAGGTCGACGACCTGGAGGCGATGCAGAAGATGCTGGAAGCGTTAGGGTATGGCATTGTCTTTCAGTATGAAAAGCTCAGGGCAACCTGGCTCTGGGAATCATGCACCATCTGCCTGGATATGCTCCCATTCACCCAGATCGTGGAACTGGAGGGAACACCGACATCCATTGAGCGGGCTGCCTGTCGGTTTAACCTGGATAAGCTGGCAACCTCTGCCCTGAACTATGTTCGGCTCTACCAGGAGCATTGTTATGCCCAGGGGCAGATACCAGACGATAGGTTCCTTTTTCCGGAGAAGCAACAGCAGAATTTGAGGAAGACCGTGGGCAGCAAGGGATCCGGAATTACCCCATGCGCTGTATTTCGCCGGCCAGACCGCCCAAAGGCATGA